Proteins encoded in a region of the Novibacillus thermophilus genome:
- the ffh gene encoding signal recognition particle protein: MAFEGLAERLQATLKKLRGKGKVTEADVKEAMREVRLALLEADVNFKVVKDFVNRVKERAVDQEVMKSLTPGQQVIKVVNDELTQLMGGSQSKLAQSHRPPTVVMMVGLQGAGKTTTTAKLARYLQKQNHHPMLVACDVYRPAAIKQLQVLGEQLNVPVFAKGENDRPVSIAQEAVTKAKEEHCDYVLIDTAGRLHVDEELMSELADMREAVSPDEILLVVDAMTGQDAVNVAERFHRELELSGVVLTKLDGDTRGGAALSVKAVTGCPIKFVGMGEKVDALEPFHPDRMAGRILGMGDVLTLIEKAQANVDAERAAELEKKIRQQQFTFDDFLEQLEQVRNMGPLDEVLGMLPGMNKIKGFKNLQVDENQLARVEAIVLSMTPEEKAHPEIINASRRRRIARGSGTQVQDVNRLLKQFNDMKKMMKQFTNMTKGGKRRRGGFKFPFMQ, translated from the coding sequence ATGGCATTTGAAGGGTTAGCCGAACGATTGCAAGCCACCTTGAAAAAACTGCGGGGAAAAGGCAAAGTGACCGAGGCCGACGTGAAAGAAGCGATGCGCGAGGTCCGGTTGGCTTTGCTGGAAGCTGACGTCAACTTCAAAGTCGTGAAAGATTTTGTCAACCGCGTAAAGGAACGGGCCGTCGACCAGGAAGTGATGAAGAGTTTGACGCCCGGTCAGCAGGTTATTAAAGTGGTTAACGATGAACTGACGCAGTTGATGGGGGGAAGCCAGTCGAAACTGGCCCAATCCCATCGCCCTCCGACTGTCGTGATGATGGTCGGGTTGCAAGGTGCGGGGAAAACGACGACGACAGCCAAATTGGCGCGTTACTTGCAGAAGCAAAACCACCATCCGATGTTAGTGGCTTGTGACGTTTACCGTCCGGCTGCCATCAAACAGTTGCAAGTGTTGGGAGAGCAGTTGAATGTCCCCGTGTTTGCCAAAGGAGAAAACGACCGCCCGGTTTCCATCGCCCAAGAGGCCGTTACAAAGGCAAAAGAGGAGCACTGCGACTACGTGTTGATCGATACGGCCGGCCGGTTACACGTGGATGAAGAACTGATGAGCGAGTTAGCCGACATGCGCGAAGCCGTCTCTCCCGATGAAATACTCCTCGTCGTCGACGCCATGACCGGTCAGGACGCGGTTAACGTCGCCGAACGGTTCCACAGGGAACTGGAACTGAGCGGCGTCGTGTTGACGAAACTCGATGGCGATACCCGTGGCGGAGCTGCGCTGTCTGTCAAAGCAGTGACCGGTTGTCCGATCAAATTTGTGGGAATGGGTGAGAAGGTTGACGCATTGGAGCCTTTTCACCCCGACCGCATGGCCGGACGGATTCTCGGAATGGGGGACGTCCTCACCCTCATTGAAAAAGCGCAGGCGAACGTTGATGCCGAACGCGCTGCAGAATTGGAGAAAAAAATTCGCCAACAGCAATTTACGTTTGACGATTTTTTGGAGCAGCTCGAGCAGGTGCGCAATATGGGGCCCCTCGATGAAGTGTTAGGGATGCTCCCGGGGATGAACAAAATAAAAGGGTTCAAAAACTTGCAAGTGGACGAAAATCAGCTGGCCCGTGTAGAGGCCATCGTCCTCTCCATGACACCGGAAGAGAAGGCACACCCTGAAATCATCAACGCGAGCCGGAGACGGCGCATTGCACGGGGAAGCGGGACACAAGTGCAGGATGTCAACCGGCTGTTGAAACAGTTTAACGACATGAAGAAAATGATGAAACAGTTCACGAACATGACGAAGGGCGGTAAAAGGCGCCGGGGCGGCTTTAAGTTTCCCTTTATGCAGTAA
- the rpsP gene encoding 30S ribosomal protein S16 yields MAVKIRLKRMGAKKTPFYRLVVADSRAPRDGRFIEEIGYYNPTSQPAEVKIDEDRALKWLKNGAQPSDTVRNLLSKAGVMKKFHESKLQK; encoded by the coding sequence ATGGCAGTTAAAATTCGTTTAAAGCGCATGGGTGCTAAAAAAACTCCGTTTTATCGCCTGGTCGTGGCCGATTCTCGCGCTCCCCGCGACGGCCGCTTTATAGAAGAAATTGGTTATTACAATCCGACGTCTCAACCGGCTGAAGTGAAGATTGACGAAGACAGAGCGTTGAAGTGGTTGAAAAACGGGGCACAACCTTCTGACACTGTTCGCAACTTGCTGAGCAAAGCCGGTGTGATGAAGAAGTTCCACGAATCCAAATTGCAAAAGTAG
- a CDS encoding KH domain-containing protein has product MKELVEVLAKSLVDHPEAVEVREVTGEKTIVYELSVAKEDMGKVIGKQGRIAKAMRTIVSSAALKENKRVQIEII; this is encoded by the coding sequence GTGAAGGAGCTTGTCGAAGTTCTGGCAAAATCGTTAGTGGATCATCCTGAAGCAGTTGAAGTGCGGGAAGTGACGGGGGAGAAGACGATCGTGTACGAGCTTTCCGTCGCTAAGGAAGATATGGGAAAAGTGATCGGCAAACAGGGACGCATTGCCAAAGCGATGCGCACGATCGTCAGCTCCGCTGCTCTGAAAGAAAACAAACGCGTACAGATCGAGATTATTTAA
- a CDS encoding YlqD family protein: protein MRIKRPVTVKMIVTNRTKRDLLQQCEQSIRQLELELEQLSFERRKLMHRAEKQGRDVIQQAEEKLQKEVAERQKKRGQLKVQYEQIEQLQEGSEIVHSHVESDVTVEIGDRWEDLMKKPEIVLKDGVVYEIRGGKGT from the coding sequence ATGCGGATCAAGAGGCCGGTCACCGTGAAAATGATTGTAACGAACCGAACAAAAAGAGATCTGCTTCAGCAGTGCGAGCAGTCCATTCGCCAGTTGGAACTGGAGTTGGAACAGCTGTCATTTGAACGCCGAAAATTGATGCACCGCGCTGAAAAGCAAGGTCGGGACGTGATACAGCAAGCAGAGGAAAAACTTCAAAAAGAAGTGGCTGAACGCCAAAAAAAACGCGGTCAGTTGAAAGTTCAGTATGAACAAATCGAACAACTGCAGGAAGGGAGCGAAATCGTACACAGCCACGTCGAAAGCGACGTGACGGTTGAGATCGGAGATCGGTGGGAAGACCTGATGAAAAAGCCAGAGATCGTTTTAAAGGACGGTGTGGTGTACGAAATTCGCGGAGGGAAAGGGACGTGA